CATCCCGCCCACCAAACAGAATGAAGAAATGAAAACGATCCTTCAGCTCCGGGATGACACGGCGTTCAAGCCCTCCGGCTCTGCGGACGAACTGCCGCATGCGGAACGCCAGCACATGCTGCAAGCCATTAAAAAAGCCATTGCCAAGCTTCCCGTGGTCATCATGGCCGCCGTCCTAGCGGTGGCCCTGGCTGGAACAGCCGTAAACGCGGAGGAAGCGGACAACCTGGGCGTACAGGCCTACGAGCAGGGGGAATACGCAAAAGCCGCGGACTATTTCAGCAAGGAAAGCGCCAACCCGGACCTCTCCAGGGCGGAACGCGCCTATGCCTGCTTCGGCACCGGCAACGCCTACTACCGCATGAACAAGCCCGGACTGGCGGCTCTCAACTACCGCCGCGCTCTGGAGCTATCCCCCTACTTCACGGAGGCCAGATACAACCTGGAATTCATTGAACGCAAGGAAGGCGCCATCCTGCCGCCGGACACCACGGAAAACCAGTGGCTCACCTACCTCAGCCATGATGCGCTGGGCCCGGTCTCCATCCTCTCCGGAGCGGTCATGCTCACCTTCCTGGCCCTCCTGACCGTCACCCGCAGGCACGGCGCGCTGCTGACCATCCTGGCCACCCTCAGCGGCCTGGTCACCGTGGCGGCCGTCATGAACTACATCATGTACCCGGAAACGCCGGAATCCGTCCCCGCGGACCGCCTTCTTGTCGTCACACAAAAGACGCCCGGCAGGCATGCGGCTGACCTGGCCAGCCCGGCCATCATCACCCTTCCGGAATCCACCCCGCTCATCCTGCGCGCGGAACGCGGCTCCTGGTACTATGCCAGCACCTTCCAGAACACGCCCGTCTGGATACCCAGGACGGACGCCCAGCCGCTGTAAAGCCGGCCGCACTTCCCCCTTGCAAAGGGCCGTTCTCCCGGACCCCGGCTTTCCGGAAGAACGGCCCTTGTCCATGCCTGAACGGAGCTACGCAGGCACACGGCAATGGCGATTTGAAGAACCGGGACATGTCCCGATGTCCAGGAACCGCTTTCACGGGAATTTCCATCTTTTTCTCCTCACCCATTTCCGGGCGGATGGAAGAAAACAAGGCGGAAACATCCGGAGGGGAAAAAATCCGGGAATGCCGGAAATCACCTGCTTTAAACAAAAAAAGTGAAGGGGAACTGACGGGTGAACCCGGCCTGTCCCGCTTCACTCGCAACCGTGCGGCGGCATGGTTTACCAGGAATCCAGATGCACTTTCCTGCCCGGAGGCGGAAAAGCCTCGTCCAGCAGCTCCACATCCCCCGCAGTCAACTTAACGGACAGGCTGTGGTAATTCTCCTGCACATGCGTGACGGAACCGGCCTTGGGAATGGCAATCATTCCGGGCATCCGCATAATCCAGGCCAGCGCGATCTGCACCGGGGTGGCCTCATGCTTCAGGGCCAGTTCCACCAGAACGGGATGGGTGCACAGACGCCCTTCATCCGCCGGAGAATAGGCCATTACGGGAATATGGCGTTCCCGGCACCAGGGCAGCAGGTCATACTCCACGCCGCGGTGGGACAAATTATAAAGAATCTGGTTGGCCGCGCAGCTCTTTCCTCCCGGTACGGCATAAAACCGTTCCATCTCCGCCACATCCATATTGCTGACGCCCCATGATTTGATTTTACCCTCCTGCTGCAACTCCAGCATGGAGGCCACCGTATCTTCAATGGGATGGGGACCGCCCCAGTGAAGCAGATATAAATCTATGAAATCCGTCTTCAGCTTCTTCAGGCTACGCTCACAGGCGGCCTTCGTCCCGGTTCTGCTGGCATTGCCTGGAAGCACCTTGCTCACTAGGAAAACGCGGTCGCGCAATCCGCGGATCGCCGCACCCACCAGGTCCTCGTTTCCGTACATTTCAGCCGTGTCAACCACGCTCATGCCCAGCTCAATGCCGGCGCGCAGCGCCTTGATCTCTTCGGCCTCCCTTAACGCCGACTTTCCCATCTTCCAGGTTCCCTGCCCCAGGGCGCAAACCTTCCGATGGTCCGGAAAAATCACTGAATGTTCCATTGCCGGTATTCTTTCTACCTGATCGTGCACGTTCATACTGTATAAACCTTTGACAACATTCAGAGAAAAAAGATCAAGAATAAGGACGTTTCCCTCATTCATCCCGGCCCCGGCTTATCCAGCGCCCCCGCTTCAGCGTGAAATAACGTACACGGAAATTTTTACACAACTTGCTTATAATAAAATAAACTTATTTCAAAACAGAACCACTCGGAACATGCCGCCGTAAACAGTTCCACGCCGCCGTCCTGTCATACCTGCCACCGGGCATGCATCTTCCGGCTGGTAAGGGCCTCGCTTTCCGCACGGTTCCGTCTCCCTCCAACGTGTTTAAATCCACGCACCCGTGAGGGTGCGACCCCTTGCCAGTCTGCAATGCACACGAAGCACTCGTGTTTCAATCCACGCACCCGTGAGGGTGCGACAGCTGCAAACGGGTAGGCCGCTCGCAAGTGCCGCTGTTTCAATCCACGCACCCGTGAGGGTGCGACGCCCACCTTGCTTAAAGAGGAAGCCTCGTCACTGGTTTCAATCCACGCACCCGTGAGGGTGCGACCTACCAGCGCAGCTGGATCACCAACGTGACGGAAGTTTCAATCCACGCACCCGTGAGGGTGCGACCTGCGCCCTGTGGACCATGTAGCGGGAATTCTCGGTTTCAATCCACGCACCCGTGAGGGTGCGACAGGGGATTCGTTAAAAGGGGCTGCTCCGTGCAGGTTTCAATCCACGCACCCGTGAGGGTGCGACGGCCTAAGGTCTTACAGGTTGAGCATCAATAACGCCGTGGGCGTTTTGCGCCAACCTCCCATGCCGGCGCATGGTTTCCAGGCCGTAAAGAAGAGATTATTGTTGTCAAGATAGGATTCCCAACGTCTTGCAGGAATCGCCGATGTCCCGGGAATTTCCTGTGAGCTTGGGGTTGGCGCAAGGGAGACCGGACGCTATGCTTTTTCTCCTGTAAAAAGCAGCCGCCTCCGGCAACCTGGGCCTGTGCACGATGCAGGAGCATCCTAACCCGCGCCCTTTCCTCCGTCCAGAACTTTGCACAGCCCTTGTCCCGGGAATACCGTTATTCCCCGCCCCGCCAGACAAAAAATATCCGGCTTTACATGATGCTCTTGCGCGTCCACTTGTTCAGGCTCAACAACCATACCAGCACCACGGAGATGACAGAGGCCATGCAGGCCAGCAGGGGAATTTTCACTGCCGAGGGGAGACCGCCCAGCCCGATGAAGTTCACGAAGTCATAGGAGCACTGGACAAAGAAGAAGTGGCACAGGTATACGCCGAAGGTCAGCGCCGCCAGACTGCTCAGCCACGGACGCGGCTTGATCCTGAGCCTGCTGACCATGGCAAAGATGGCGAAGGTCATCATGAAGACGTTGATGCCGGAGAAGTACCAGAGGACTTCCAGCTTGGAGTACTGGCCGGGGAAGTGCTTTTGAGTTTCGAGGAAGCCGAAGAATGTGATGGCAAAACCAACCAGGAACAGGGGAGCGGTGATGGCGAACATTTTTTTCCAGCTCCAGGCAAGGGGGTATTTAACCAGATAATGAGCCAGCACCATGTAACCCAGGAAGCCGGAAAAGTTATAGAACATGCCGTACGGGTTCCAGTCACAAACGCCCAGGATGCCCATGTTGCCGTAATTGCCTTCATAGCCCAGCGCCGGAGCCAGCATCTGGATGTAGGGGAGGGTCATGCTGAATATCCATATCCCCAGGAAGATTTTCACGTCTTTCCGTTTGGCCTGCGCCAGCCAGGCGCTCATGATGGGCATGAAGAGGTACAGGCCCACCAGCATGTATACGTACCACAGGGGGGTGGTGTCATAGTTGAAGTTGAACAGGAAGGTGTACAGTTTCTGAACGGTGGCGCCCCAGGTGTAGGTGTCCATCACGATGTTGGGGCTGGCCGTCTGCACGCCTGCGGCAAAGTAGCCGAAGTAGAACAGGGGGAGCAGCAGAGACCACACGATGAGGGGAATCAGCACCCTTTTGAGACGCCTGGCATAGAAAGCGCTCATTTCCATGGTGACGGGGAAGAGGAGCACGCCGGAGATCATAGCGAAGAGCGGGACGCAGGGACGGACGAGGCTGCCCCAGAAGACGGCTGATTTGAAGTTGAACGTGCCGTCAAAACTGCCTACGAACGGGTCGCAGCAGTGGGCCATGACAACGAGGAAACAGGCCAGGATGCGCAGGAAGTCAATCCATGCGATGTGGCTGCCGTGTGGGTTCAATGGTTGGTTGGTGCTCATGGAGGTGTGGTGGAAAGAAGCGCCGCAGCATTGCGGACATTCCCGGAAATATACCCTTTTCCCGGAAACGTTCTATCATAAAATGGGGAAAAGAAACAAAAGGTTCCCGGAAACAGGCATCCGGAAGCGGCGGAAGCAGGGGAAAAGAAAAAAGAGTGGAACAATGGCCAGGAAAGCCTGGACGGCCCGTTGGTTTTAAGGGTTTCCCCATCCAGCAGGCTCAAGGAGCGCCGCAGGACCTGCGGCACCCAGATGTTTTTCTTTCTTCCCGTTCCCGGACGTTTTCTCACGCCCCGGCCGTCTTGAAACTGCCGGGAGGCGGAATCAGGTTGCCGTAACGGTGGACAGTTTCGGAGACGGCCTGTTCCCGGAAGTAGCCCAGCAGTTCCAGGCGTCCATTGGCAAGCACCGAGCGGTCCAGGACTTCCACGTCACGGGCGCGGGCGGCGTTCGCCAGTGCCTCGGAGATGCCCGTTCCGCGCAGGAATTGCACGCCCTGGGCCGCCTCCGGCATCCGGTCGATGAGTTCGGCTTCCGTCTCCACCGTCAGGGTGGCGTAGTAGCCGTTCATTTTCTGAATCCAGGGATGGCCTTCCTCCGCACTCAGGTGCAGAGCCGCTCCGCATAGTTTTGCGCCCAGCAGCAGGATGGCGGCATCATCGTCAGACATGTTTTCCACACGGGCCAGTATTCCCTTCACGGGCACGTAACGGAATGTATTGTTTTCCCCGTAGATGCGGGAGGGGTCATGCTCCACGCCGAATTCCTCCATCCACCACTTGGCCTGGGAGCCCGCGGCGGAACGGATGCGCTTGGCGCAGTCCGGCAGTTCGGAGCACAGTTTTTCCACCAGCCCGGTAATGCGTTCCCCCGGCGTGCGCAGTTTCTGCGGGAGCGCTTTTTCCTCCCAGCTTCCCAGCATGGTAAGGTAGTTGGGGCCTCCGGCCTTGGCGCCGGGCCCCATGGAGGAGTGGTTCCACCCGCCGAACGGCTGGCGGCGCACGATGGCGCCGGTAATGACGCGGTTGATGTAGGCGTTGCCCACCTGCACCTTGCTCTTCCAGAGGGCGATTTCCCGTTCATCCAGGGACTGGAGGCCTCCGGTGAGGCCGAATTCGGAGTCGTTCTGGATGTCAATGGCTTCTTCCAGGTTTTCCGCGCGGATGATGCCCAGCACCGGCCCGAAGCATTCCGTCTGGTGGAACCAGCTTCCCGGCTTCACGCCCAGCCGGATGCCGGGCGACCACAGGCACGGGTTGTCTTCCGAGGGTTCCGGCTTGAGCAGCCATTCCTCCCCGGGCTCCAATTGCGTAAGCGCCCGGAGCAGGTTGCCTTCCGGCTCCTTGATGAGCGGGGTCACTACGGAGTTGACCTCCCAGGAGCCGCCCACCTTCAGGCTGGCGGCGGCATCCTTCAACTGGCGCAGAAAGGCCGGGTTGTCATAAACGGACGCTTCCACAATGGCCACGCTGGCGGCGGAGCATTTCTGCCCGGAGTGGCCGAAGGCGCTTTTTACCAGGTCTTTCACGGCCTGGTCCGGGTCCGCCGTGGCGGTAATGACCATGGCGTCTTTTCCGCTGGTTTCCGCCAGCACGCGCAGGTCCGGCCGCAGGCCGCGCAGCATCTTCCCGGTGCGGTAGGAGCCCGTCATGATTACGCCGTTCAGGCGCGGGTCCATCAGGAATTTGTGGGAGATTTCATTGCGCGGCATGGGCATGAACTGAAGCACGTTCCTGGGCACCCCGGCGCGCCAGAAGGCCTGGGCAATCTGCCAGGCCGTGTAAACGGCCAGCTCCGACGGCTTGAACACCACCGTGTTCCCCGCCATCAGCGCGGCAGCGATTCCCCCCGTGGGAATGGCGAAGGGAAAGTTCCAGGGCGACATCACGCAAACGGTGCCCAGCGGGGTCATTTCCACGCCGTCATTCATGCCGTCACGGTCCAGCCCTTCCGCGTAATAGCGGCAGAAGTCAATGGCCTCGCTCACTTCCACATCCGCCTCCGTGGGCGCCTTTCCGGCGTCCCGGACCATGGCCGCAATGGCCTCGCCGCGGATTCTGGACAATTCCTGCGCCGCCTGGTGCAGGATTTCAGCGCGCTCACTGACGCTTTTGGACGCCCAGGAGGAGCGGGCCTTGTCCGCCGTGTCCAGCGCGCGTTCAATCTGGTCAAAGTCCGCATACGCGAACTTGTAGGAAACTTCATTGTGGCGTGACGGGTCGCGCCCCACGCCCCACAGGTTGGTGGTGACTTCCTCCCCGTTAACGACCAGGGGGATTTCTTCTCCGGATTTTTCCTTTTCCGCGGCAATCAGGCCGTTGATCCATTCCGCATTCTGCCTGAGGGACCAGTCCGTATCGCGCTCATTGGAAAAGGCGTCCCGGTAATGCGTGGGCTGTACGGGGTCCGCGGCGCGGTTCTGCGTGCGGTTGGGGCCGTACTTCACCTCGTCCTTCTCCTGGCAGGCTTTTAAAAACCGCTTTTTCTGGGCTTCCCAGCTCCGGGAGCCCGGCGTCATGCCGAAGAGGTCATGCAGGAAGTTCTCCTCACTGGTGTTTTCATCCAGCCGCCGCACCAGGTACGCAATCGCGCTGTGGAAGTCTTCTTTCAGGACCACGGGAGCATACAGCAGCAGGCCGTCCGCCGCCTGGCGGATGACGCGCGCCTGGTGGTTGGCCATGCCTTCCAGCATTTCAAATTCCACGTAATCCCGCACGCCTTCCCGCTCACGCAGGAGCATGGCGTAGCAGAGGTCAAAGAGGTTGTGGGAGGCCACGCCGAACTGCACGTACCTGGCGTTCTCCGGCATGCAGCCGTAATGGAGCATTCTCTTGTAGTTGGCGTCCACTTGGGCCTTCGTGCCGTACGGGGCCTGCGCCCAGTCATGCATGGAGGCCTCCACCTTCTCCATCGCCAGGTTGGCGCCTTTCACCAGGCGTATCTTGATGCGCGCGCCGCCCTGCTCCACGCGTTCCTTCGCCCAGGCGCACAGCTTCATCTGTTCCTCCCAGGAATCCGGCAGATAGGCCTGAAGGACGATCCCGGCTTCCAGATGCATGAATTCCTCTTCCATCAGGGTGCGCTTGAACGCCTCCGCCGTCAGGTGGAGGTCCCGGTATTCCTCCATGTCCAGGTTCACGAACTTGGGCTTTTTGGAGCCGTCCGGCAGAGTCACCGCATTCGTAATGGCCGCCCGGTACAGGATGCGCAGGCGCTCCTGGATGAGCTTGACGGTTTCCTCAAAGGCCACCAGATGAATCTGGCTGAAAATGGCTGAAATCTTGACGGAGATGTATTCGCAGTCCTTGTCCCCCAGGCGGTCCACCACCTGCTGAAGGCGGTGGTGGGCCTCGCTCTCACCCAGAATGGCCTCGCCCAGCTGGTTGATGTTCATCCGGATTCCGGCCTTGCGCCTGCGCCGCAGGTGGGAATGCAGCTTCCCGTCCTCCGCCGGGAGAATGACGTTGGAGCTTTCCTTCCTCAGCTGGCTGGTGATCATGGGCATCACCACGCCCGGAAACTGTGCGGAAAGCCTGCCGCCCAGCTTCATGGCCAGGCGGTCCGTGGCGGACAGGTACCTGGGGATGCCATAGCCGTCCAGCAGGTACCGGAACAGCTCCGCGCCGCGGGCGGAGGCGGAGGGGCGGAAGACGCGGTCCGCCAGCGCCAGCGTAAACGCCTTGCCCGCCGGATCATTCATCATGCGCTCCATCTGCTCCGCCTGCTTCTTTTCCTTCCTGCGCATCCCGGCATTGGATTGTTTCAGAATGGATTCCGCCAGCTCCACGGCCTTGGCGGCCAATTGCTGGTCAGTCCACTTGTCACGGTTGGCCGCCGCCATCATGTCCGGGATGGATGAATCTGTCATAACGGTCCGAAGACTAGCCCCTGCCATGGGCAAAATCAAGCCAATTTGCCCGGTCCTTCCTGTGGAGCGGAGAATCAGGAAGAAAAAACGCACTCCTTGATTCCGTGGCGGGAGCCGGGGCCCCTTCCTGTCCGTTTCCGGGAGTTATGGAAAAACCGGTTCAATCATACCGGGCGGCGGCCAGGCGAGCCCTTCTCAGCTCCTCCCGGAGCTGGTGCGCACGCCTGCCGCAAACGCTGGAACGGTCCATGTCCCGCACTTCCTCCAGCACGGCAATGGCCCGGTTGAAGGCCTCCTCACTTTCCGCATTGTGGCCGTCCCGGTACAGGGATTCCTCCAGCCGGACCCAGAGAGGATGAACCATGGCCAGCAGGAGCAGCTGCCGTTCCTCCACGGCCAGGGAAGGATCAGCCGCCCTGCTCCGCCACGTTTCCAGGCATTTCCGGATGGCCGGGGCTTCACAGGCCCGGAAGGATTCACAGAGCAAATCAGCTGTTTCCCGGTTTTTCTCCAGCCGGAGGGCCGCCGCGCGGGCGTTCAGGAAGGCGGGAACTTTACAGTCCAGTTTTTCCAGGCGTTTCATGGTTCCCGGATAGTCCCGGAACCAGGCTTCCGCCGGGACCTGCTCCAGAACCCGGCAAATGGCGGCGGCTTCCTCCGCGGGGTCTCCGCCCTTCGGGATATCATTCACCACGGTGACGGGGCGTACGCGCTGCGCCTTTTCCGCCAGCTGGGCCATCCTTCCCGGGAGGGAGGCGGCATCCGCCCCTCCTTCCATTACATCAAACACGCGCCCCCTGGTATCCAGAAAAACCACCGTGGGGAGCACACGCACGCCATGCAGCGCCGCGCGGGACAGGCTGCCGCCCTCTTCCCAGTCCTTCAGGACGGGACGTTTGGGCACCGTGACAAACTGCACGTCACGCACCTTCCCCTCCAGCGCGCGGCGTTCTGCCGTTCCGGGGCGCAGCGCCTTCACCCAGCGGGCTTCCGCCGCTCCGGGCTCCGCGGAACCGTACACCACCAGCACAGGGGGCGGCGGCAAGGAAACCGCAGCGCAGGTGGAAGAGGCATCCTCCGTTTCCGCACGGCCCGGAACCGCCATCACCAGCGCCAGACAGGCGCACGCCATTACCGCTGCAGCCCTCATGAACGTAACCGGGCTTCAGGCACGCCGGATGGTGATGCGCTTGTAGCGGCCGTCACCTTCCTCCGACTCCGTGGCGATGCCTTCCATGGATTGGAGGGCATTGTGCACCAGGCGGCGGTGGTAGGCGTTCAGCGGCTGCATCTTCATGGGCTTGCCGCTTTCCTGCACACGCTCCGCCAGGGAGCGGGCCTTTTCCAGGAGGCGGGCCTCGTTGCGTTCCCGGTAATGGTCACAGTCCACCTTCACGCGGGGGGCCTCCTCCATCTTCCGCTGAATCATCCGGTTGACCAGGTACTGGAGGTCGTCCAGCCTGTCCCCGTCTCCGCCAATGATATACTGGCAATCCGGGGAGGAAATGTTCAGGCAAATAATGCCGTCCGTCTCCGTTATTTCAATATCCGCGGAAAAACCCAGTGAAGCCAGAAGGCTCTTCAAACTCTGTTCAGCTATTTCTTGCACCGTCATAACCTGTTAACAACTAATAAAAATGTTCCGTACCGGAAAGGCCTGTGCCGCGCAGCAGGAATGCCCCCTCCGGTAACCCCATTGACAAAAAAATCATAACCTATTTATTCCGCGCGTCTATGAAAATTTGTGGAAGCTCCGCCTCATTTACGTATGCAGGGGATTTTATCCATTCCCGTGTTCAGGAGAATACCAGCGCCGCTTTTGAGGACTCCCGCGGCTTCCACCTCCTCCGGTCCCTCCGGCTTTATTTCATCCTCCCCCTTCTTCAAACGGTACTTCCGCACCATGAGCCGGCTGCGGGATTCATCCGTATAACACCGGGACACCACGGCGCCGCCCTCCTCCACGGCAACGGTACCCAGTGAGGCGACGATGCACCCGACCTGCTTCAGCATGGGGGAGGCCGTAATGCAGCTCCGGTAATCTCCGGCATGAGCCTCACGAGAAATGCGGAACACGCGCAAATGAAAGGCCCCGGCTCCGGCCTCATGGGCCAGCACCAGCTCCGGCATGCCGTCCCCGTCCAGATCAGACAGCCGCAGAGCAGGGCCATCCCCCACCCTGGAGCCGGCAAATATCCCGACAATATGGGGCTGGTCCTCATCCTCTCCGCGGTAATTCATTTCCGCCACCAGATAGAGGGAATTTTCACCCGACCCATGTGCCTTGTCCACATACAGATGCACCCGGCTGACCAGCCCGGAAGGGGCATCCGGGTATTGCGGAAGAACAAGGCTCTCCACCGGCTCCAGATGCAGGACACGCGGCGGCTTGCCAAACGCCGCCTGAACCTCCACGGCCACATCCTGGTTGTTCCCGGCCTCCTGAGCCGCTCCCATCACAGGCAGGAACATGAGTCCAATGAAACACGCTTTATTCATGAAGCTCATTTTTTAGCATACTACTTCTTCAAGTCGAGTCCATTCCGGAGAATCGTACCCGGACTTCCGCAGTTGAAAACAATCCCTGCCGGAAAGAGCCGCAGCCGCGTAAAACCTGAAGAAACGCCGCAAGTCTTTGCGGCAGATAAAAAAGAAACCCGAGCGTAGAGAATAAGCCACAGGCAGGAACGCATGCCAATAAAAACAGGGATGATCCGCGCCTTCCGTTCCCCTCAACTTAAATCATTCCCTTCAAGCGTCTTTTCCGGATTCTCCATCATCTTTTCCGTACCGGACTGACAAAACCGGCCGGAACATCCCGCGGAAAAACAGAGTCCAAGCTTCAACCCATGTAAAAATTCAAACACATCAAGGGACAAGCCAATGAAAAAAAAGACCCAGCAAATGGAAGAACGCTACGCCCCCTTTCCGGATGGAACGGAAGCGGAACCCCACTATACAGATACTATTGACCCGGAGCTGATCAAGCCCACCCCCAAGCCTACGCCGCCCAACGCGGAACCCTCCGCCCCCGGCTCCATGAAGACGCCGGACAATACCACGGAAAAAATCAAGGACCTGGACACCATGCGCTCCAACGGCATGAACCAGCCCCTCACAAGCAACCTGGGAGTAAAAATAGCCGATGACCAAAACACACTTAAAGCCGGAAGCAGGGGCCCCTCTCTGCTTGAAGACTTCCACTTTCTGGAAAAAATGGCTCATTTTGACCAGGAGCGGATACCGGAACGCGTGGTTCACGCAAGAGGTTCCGGGGCACATGGCTATTTTCAGGTATACAAATCCCTTTCCAAGTACACCAAGGCGGGCTTTCTGCAGGATCCGGGAGAAAAGACTCCGGTCTTTGTGCGTTTTTCCAACGTGCAGGGCTTCAGAGGATCTCCGGATACGGTGAGGGACATCCGCGGCTTCGCCACCAAATTCTATACCAAGGAAGGCAACTATGACCTGGTGGGCAATGACACGCCCGTCTTCTTCATCCAGGACGCCATCAAATTCCCGGACTTCATCCATGCCGTGAAGCCGGAACCCCATAATGAAATGCCGCAGGGACAGACGGCCCACGATTCCTTCTGGGACTATGTTTCCCTCCAGCCGGAAACCCTGCACAACGTCATGTGGCTCATGTCCGACCGCGGCATCCCCCGGAGCTACCGTACCATTGAAGGCTTCGGCATCCACACGTACAAGCTGGTCAATGCGGAAGGAAAAAGCACCTTCGTCCGCTTCCACTGGAAGCCGGCATATGGCAAGAAATCCCTGATCTGGGATGAGGCCCAGGACCTTACCGGACGGGACCCGGACTTCCACCGCAAGGACCTCTGGCAATCCATTGAAGGCGGAGACTATCCGGAATTCGAGCTCGGCCTGCAGCTTATCCCGGAAGAGGACGTGGATAAATTCGACTTTGACATCCTGGATGCCACCAAGCTCATCCCGGAAGCGCTGGTCCCCGTGGAAATCGTCGGCAAGATGGTGCTGGACCGCAATCCGGACAACTTCTTCGCGGAAACGGAACAGGTCGCCTTCTGCCCCGCCAACATTGTACCGGGCATTGACTTTTCCGACGATCCGCTGCTCCAGGGCCGCATCTTTTCCTACAGCGACACCCAGCGGCACCGCCTGGGCGGAGCCAACTTTACGGAGATTCCCATCAACCGGCCCGTCTGCCCCTTCCACAACAACCAGCGGGACGGCTTCCACCGCATGCAGATAGACACCGCCCCGGCCAACTATGACCCCAACTCCATCGGGGACAACTGGCCGCGTGAAACGCCGCCGGAAGACGGCGGCTTTGCCACCAGTCCCCAGCCGGTAACGGGCATTAAAGAACGCCTCAGGAGCCCCTCCTTTGCGGAATACTATGCCCAGCCCCGCCTGTTCTGGATGAGCCAGACTCCCGTGGAGCAAAGGCACATCATTGACGCCTTCAGCTTTGAAGTAGGCAAGGTGACGCGCCCGTACATCCGGGAACGGGTGGTGGACCTGCTGACGCGCATTGATCCGGACCTGGCCGCCGGGGTAGCCAAGAACCTGGGCATCGAACTGACGAAGGAACAGCTTAACCGGGAACTTCCCAAGCCTGTATGCGGCCTGGAAAAAGACCCCACCCTGAGCCTGTACGCCAAGCCGGACGGCAACCTCAAAGGCATGCGCGTTTCCCTGCTGGTGGCGGACGGAGTGAATCTGAAGTCCGTGGATGAAATCTGCGACGCCCTGAACAAGGAGGGAGTGCATCCCCAGGTGCTCGCCCCCCACATGGGCTCCGTCAAAACGGAGGACGGGGAAGACCTCCACGTGGACGGAACCCTGTCCGGCAACCTGGCCGTGCTGTTTGACGCCGTCATCGTCCCGGAAGGAGCGAAGAGCATTCAGACGCTGATGATGAACGGAGACGCCAAATACCACCTGCGCCAGGCCTATCGGCACCTGAAGGCCATCGGCCTGCCCGGAGACGCCAGTGAAATGCAGGAAGCAGCGGACCTGCCCCAGGACATGGACGATCCCGGCCTGCTTACGCCGAAGGACACCAAGGCGCTGATGAAACCCTTCATCACGGCCATGAAACAGCACCGCGTCTGGGCCCGCGAACCCAAGGCGCTGGACTTCGGAGCCTGATTTCTTCCCATTCAGGCCCCGGTTCAGCCGCATGATTAAGCAAGGGCTGCCTCACCTTCTGGTGGGGCAGCCCTTTTTTATACCAATGGCGGGCAGTCCGCCCATGCTTCACGGGAATCAGGAGCGGAAAAACGGGGTACGGCATTCATGCTGTCTGAACGTTTTACGCATGATGATTTTTCTCCGGAACAGCCGTAATTTTTTTCCGGAACAGCCGTAATTTTTTTCCGAAGCAGTTTTCAACCTCATCTTTTTATCCTTTGAAAGTAAAAATATTACATCAAATTCACCACTGAATCCAACTTCAGCATCCGGAGTTGCTTTGACCGTTGGAGAAATCAATCCACAGGAAGAGAGCAAGCTTTCCCTGCAAGGACGATACGGAATTCA
This DNA window, taken from Akkermansia muciniphila, encodes the following:
- a CDS encoding proline dehydrogenase family protein, giving the protein MTDSSIPDMMAAANRDKWTDQQLAAKAVELAESILKQSNAGMRRKEKKQAEQMERMMNDPAGKAFTLALADRVFRPSASARGAELFRYLLDGYGIPRYLSATDRLAMKLGGRLSAQFPGVVMPMITSQLRKESSNVILPAEDGKLHSHLRRRRKAGIRMNINQLGEAILGESEAHHRLQQVVDRLGDKDCEYISVKISAIFSQIHLVAFEETVKLIQERLRILYRAAITNAVTLPDGSKKPKFVNLDMEEYRDLHLTAEAFKRTLMEEEFMHLEAGIVLQAYLPDSWEEQMKLCAWAKERVEQGGARIKIRLVKGANLAMEKVEASMHDWAQAPYGTKAQVDANYKRMLHYGCMPENARYVQFGVASHNLFDLCYAMLLREREGVRDYVEFEMLEGMANHQARVIRQAADGLLLYAPVVLKEDFHSAIAYLVRRLDENTSEENFLHDLFGMTPGSRSWEAQKKRFLKACQEKDEVKYGPNRTQNRAADPVQPTHYRDAFSNERDTDWSLRQNAEWINGLIAAEKEKSGEEIPLVVNGEEVTTNLWGVGRDPSRHNEVSYKFAYADFDQIERALDTADKARSSWASKSVSERAEILHQAAQELSRIRGEAIAAMVRDAGKAPTEADVEVSEAIDFCRYYAEGLDRDGMNDGVEMTPLGTVCVMSPWNFPFAIPTGGIAAALMAGNTVVFKPSELAVYTAWQIAQAFWRAGVPRNVLQFMPMPRNEISHKFLMDPRLNGVIMTGSYRTGKMLRGLRPDLRVLAETSGKDAMVITATADPDQAVKDLVKSAFGHSGQKCSAASVAIVEASVYDNPAFLRQLKDAAASLKVGGSWEVNSVVTPLIKEPEGNLLRALTQLEPGEEWLLKPEPSEDNPCLWSPGIRLGVKPGSWFHQTECFGPVLGIIRAENLEEAIDIQNDSEFGLTGGLQSLDEREIALWKSKVQVGNAYINRVITGAIVRRQPFGGWNHSSMGPGAKAGGPNYLTMLGSWEEKALPQKLRTPGERITGLVEKLCSELPDCAKRIRSAAGSQAKWWMEEFGVEHDPSRIYGENNTFRYVPVKGILARVENMSDDDAAILLLGAKLCGAALHLSAEEGHPWIQKMNGYYATLTVETEAELIDRMPEAAQGVQFLRGTGISEALANAARARDVEVLDRSVLANGRLELLGYFREQAVSETVHRYGNLIPPPGSFKTAGA
- a CDS encoding R3H domain-containing nucleic acid-binding protein — translated: MTVQEIAEQSLKSLLASLGFSADIEITETDGIICLNISSPDCQYIIGGDGDRLDDLQYLVNRMIQRKMEEAPRVKVDCDHYRERNEARLLEKARSLAERVQESGKPMKMQPLNAYHRRLVHNALQSMEGIATESEEGDGRYKRITIRRA
- a CDS encoding acyltransferase — encoded protein: MSTNQPLNPHGSHIAWIDFLRILACFLVVMAHCCDPFVGSFDGTFNFKSAVFWGSLVRPCVPLFAMISGVLLFPVTMEMSAFYARRLKRVLIPLIVWSLLLPLFYFGYFAAGVQTASPNIVMDTYTWGATVQKLYTFLFNFNYDTTPLWYVYMLVGLYLFMPIMSAWLAQAKRKDVKIFLGIWIFSMTLPYIQMLAPALGYEGNYGNMGILGVCDWNPYGMFYNFSGFLGYMVLAHYLVKYPLAWSWKKMFAITAPLFLVGFAITFFGFLETQKHFPGQYSKLEVLWYFSGINVFMMTFAIFAMVSRLRIKPRPWLSSLAALTFGVYLCHFFFVQCSYDFVNFIGLGGLPSAVKIPLLACMASVISVVLVWLLSLNKWTRKSIM
- a CDS encoding aldo/keto reductase; this translates as MEHSVIFPDHRKVCALGQGTWKMGKSALREAEEIKALRAGIELGMSVVDTAEMYGNEDLVGAAIRGLRDRVFLVSKVLPGNASRTGTKAACERSLKKLKTDFIDLYLLHWGGPHPIEDTVASMLELQQEGKIKSWGVSNMDVAEMERFYAVPGGKSCAANQILYNLSHRGVEYDLLPWCRERHIPVMAYSPADEGRLCTHPVLVELALKHEATPVQIALAWIMRMPGMIAIPKAGSVTHVQENYHSLSVKLTAGDVELLDEAFPPPGRKVHLDSW